One Cydia fagiglandana chromosome 11, ilCydFagi1.1, whole genome shotgun sequence genomic region harbors:
- the LOC134668622 gene encoding uncharacterized protein LOC134668622, whose protein sequence is MIASHRNHENSVVHHNPENHEMHRDVYKKPVTFQIPINDNSNLLQTSTSNNNKALTSMPLLDNPNNKQCQLPSNQPEPYFYSQRCSHKLQLTPFSENLVRLSGALRGAALESVSSLLYTAERPEQVLDVLEQTFALPEMIVLHEITLVRNLPKLSFDQKDLTNFACRLRNCIAVIRNLDQIEHIYSVELFHSVLSKLTPILYSQWKEYAYKSDRSVPKIQLLSEFLDIEAIKHNRYGLVLDYARRPGTVMPDLGRRSGTFMPELGRQTGTFTSGLGRRNGAIISESGRRHGTVGNNNFSHKPTRSENIHVTSVRNTNNELCRYCNNKHKLTECEEFKSLSLDDKWIWLREAKICSKCLVSNSHRWKSCRIDRCGVDGCERFHHPLLHSATTPHVVNAARESPSSSCDVIEHKNINKTVTISNVTGSHSNDEMLSPESQVFLRVIPVEVSGPHGKYDTYALLDDGSMSTMIDWEVARHIGATGPMQSIKVDGACGMSVHRPIQHVSFSIKGKQCSETFTVNNAKAVNSLSLFAQTVSQSDITKYSHLADLADVLSISEATPKVLLGAEHWYLTICRELREGAQTDPIATRTALGWVLHGKSNIWSKPVYFVNHISSKNSASDTTMDELVKDYFRLDAIGISKSENVYSNEDKHALGVLESTTKRLPSGRFEVGLLWRNDIPNTPDSYPQALSRFHGLERRMARESNLKKDYCAFIDNMMSKGYTEECPKETYHDKINTSVTHKGLRWYLPHFPVIHPQKRKLRVVHDAAAKTSGVSLNSLLLPGPDLLQSLLHILFRFREGHVAMTADVKEMFPQIRIRQEDRDALRFLWRNDPHCELKEYRMTSVIFGAVCSPCTALYIKNRNAQELQRSYPAAAKAIVRDHYMDDYLGSLDSVQEAAQLAADIVTVHKAAGMEMRGWVSNVPAALAAVPEDLRAPIVEDIHVGPEAFVRTLGLIWHPKSDTFSFRTGSPIPDQDKLTKRKVLSYLMCVYDPLGLLTPLVIQGRILFQQTWRTGIDWDTELQSHAVQKWRAWSQQLATITCVKIPRWYRCGFPDDIIRDRQLHIFADASEEAYACVAYWRFTLTSGSVKLSLIGGKARLSPLKPTSIPRLELQASLIASRFANTICIGHEIKPDEIYFWSDSTTVLSWIRSDARTFKPFVANRVGEITKVTNWKFVPGGLNVADDATRLKDRDIDLSRWFSGPDFLLLPFSEWPKEPSTPETTSVLEELKPSKTHVGLINLDKPSSVVPDPSRFSEWLRLVRTTARIFAFCINKFRSLLAHDNPNSKNKTNPSSKLPPLSAVEMQKAEIAILRQTQTDLFGEEFALLRESKPLPKSSKLNPLCPIIDEDGLLRLDSRIKRMKNVDYATTSPIVLDGRHPAVRLLIRHYHVEAAHAFNELVINELKQRFWILRCRSEVRMVARKCAYCIKRKATPHIPPTGDIPDVRLEHHKRPFTNTGLDYFGPVEVSIGRRREKRWIALFTCMTTRAVHLEIVASLSSDSAIMSIRRFAARRGLPNKILSDNGTSFVGANRQLCEFYSDAVQDFAASKRIEWCFIPPASPFMGGCWERLVKTVKTALLVTLKERAPREELLHTLLLEAEALVNSRPLTYVTENREYESLTPSHFLIGTSSPQQLPAVLDDGVFSSRKEWQKVLRLSEHFWTRWLKEYLPSLKPRRNNGRQYHNLKVDDVVLVVDPDLPRGVWPIGRIVEVFPGRDGIVRVADVATKGGLLRRPARKLARLHDEVV, encoded by the exons ATGATTGCGTCACATCGCAATCATGAAAATTCAGTGGTACATCATAATCCTGAAAATCATGAAATGCATCGCGATGTCTACAAAAAACCCGTGACATTTCAAATACCAATAAATGACAATTCAAACTTATTGCAAACCTCTACGAGCAATAATAATAAGGCACTGACATCAATGCCGTTGCTTGACAACCCAAATAACAAACAATGTCAGTTGCCGTCAAATCAGCCAGAGCCTTATTTTTATTCTCAAAGGTGCTCACATAAACTACAGCTTACTCCTTTTAGCG AGAATCTTGTGCGTTTGAGCGGCGCGCTGCGCGGCGCGGCCCTGGAGAGCGTGTCGTCGCTGCTGTACACGGCGGAGCGGCCCGAGCAGGTGCTCGACGTGCTGGAGCAGACGTTCGCGCTCCCTGAAATGATCGTGCTACACGAGATTACTCTCGTGCGGAATCTCCCAAAGCTAAGCTTTGATCAAAAAGATCTTACCAACTTTGCTTGTAGATTGCGCAATTGTATAGCAGTAATTAGAAACTTAGATCAGATAGAGCATATTTATTCAGTAGAGTTGTTTCATAGTGTGTTATCCAAACTGACACCGATATTGTACAGTCAGTGGAAAGAATATGCGTACAAAAGTGACCGATCTGTGCCTAAAATTCAATTATTGTCTGAGTTTCTTGATATTGAGGCTATAAAACACAATCGTTACGGTTTAGTACTTGATTACGCCCGACGACCTGGCACTGTTATGCCCGATTTAGGTAGGCGGTCTGGCACATTTATGCCAGAGTTAGGTAGGCAAACCGGCACCTTTACTTCAGGTTTAGGTAGGCGAAATGGTGCCATTATTTCAGAGTCAGGTAGGCGACATGGTACAGTCGGCAACAATAATTTTTCACACAAACCTACACGAAGTGAAAACATTCATGTGACATCTGTGCGTAACACCAACAATGAACTATGTCGTTACTGTAACAATAAACATAAACTTACGGAGTGTGAGGAATTTAAGTCACTATCTTTAGATGACAAATGGATTTGGTTGCGTGAAGCAAAGATATGTTCTAAGTGTCTGGTATCTAATTCACATCGGTGGAAGTCATGCAGGATCGATCGATGTGGTGTCGACGGGTGCGAACGTTTTCATCACCCATTGCTACATTCAGCAACGACACCTCACGTAGTCAATGCTGCCAGAGAGTCTCCGTCTTCCTCCTGCGATGTTATTGAacacaaaaacataaataaaactgttaCAATTTCTAACGTCACTGGATCACACTCAAACGATGAAATGTTAAGTCCAGAATCTCAAGTGTTTTTAAGAGTCATTCCGGTTGAAGTAAGCGGTCCTCATGGAAAATATGACACATATGCGTTACTTGATGACGGTTCCATGTCAACCATGATCGACTGGGAGGTGGCACGCCACATTGGAGCGACTGGCCCCATGCAGTCAATCAAGGTTGACGGAGCCTGTGGAATGTCAGTACACAGGCCCATCCAACATGTTAGCTTTTCTATAAAAGGTAAACAATGTTCTGAAACGTTCACGGTTAACAACGCTAAGGCCGTAAACTCATTGTCACTGTTCGCACAAACTGTCAGCCAAAGCGACATTACGAAATATTCACACTTGGCTGATTTAGCGGACGTTCTTTCAATATCGGAAGCTACACCTAAAGTCTTGCTTGGCGCAGAACATTGGTATCTCACTATCTGCCGTGAGCTTAGGGAAGGTGCCCAAACCGATCCGATTGCAACACGTACAGCTTTAGGTTGGGTATTACACGGCAAATCCAACATTTGGTCTAAACCCGTCTATTTTGTAAATCACATTTCAAGCAAAAATAGTGCTAGTGACACCACCATGGATGAACTTGTGAAAGATTATTTTCGCCTTGATGCCATAGGTATTTCTAAGTCTGAAAATGTGTACTCTAACGAAGATAAACACGCTTTAGGGGTTTTAGAATCCACGACCAAACGTTTGCCATCAGGTAGGTTCGAAGTAGGTCTATTATGGCGTAATGACATTCCAAACACACCTGACAGTTATCCTCAAGCGCTTTCGAGGTTCCACGGTTTGGAAAGGCGAATGGCTCGAGAGTCTAACCTCAAAAAAGATTATTGTGCCTTTATCGATAACATGATGTCAAAAGGTTATACTGAAGAGTGTCCAAAGGAAACATACCATGATAAAATAAACACAAGCGTTACACACAAAGGTTTACGTTGGTATTTACCCCATTTTCCTGTAATCCACCCTCAAAAACGAAAACTGCGCGTAGTCCATGACGCAGCCGCAAAGACTTCGGGAGTCAGTTTGAATTCACTCCTGCTCCCGGGGCCTGATCTCCTGCAGTCACTGCTACACATATTGTTCCGTTTTCGTGAAGGTCATGTTGCGATGACAGCTGACGTGAAAGAAATGTTTCCACAAATTAGGATTAGGCAGGAAGATCGTGACGCTTTACGTTTTCTTTGGAGGAATGACCCTCACTGTGAATTAAAAGAATACAGAATGACTTCCGTTATCTTCGGTGCTGTGTGCAGCCCCTGTACTGCTCTATACATAAAAAATCGTAACGCTCAGGAATTGCAACGGTCTTACCCGGCCGCCGCAAAGGCCATCGTTCGTGATCATTACATGGATGATTATTTAGGAAGTCTTGACAGTGTCCAAGAAGCTGCGCAACTTGCAGCTGACATAGTAACGGTTCACAAAGCGGCAGGCATGGAGATGCGTGGTTGGGTCTCTAACGTACCCGCTGCACTTGCAGCCGTACCAGAAGACTTACGAGCTCCTATAGTTGAAGATATACATGTAGGGCCTGAAGCTTTTGTTAGGACTTTAGGACTTATATGGCATCCAAAGAGCGATACCTTTAGTTTTCGTACTGGTTCTCCCATACCAGACCAAGACAAATTAACAAAACGAAAGGTATTGTCTTACCTGATGTGCGTGTACGACCCCCTCGGTCTCTTGACTCCTCTGGTTATTCAAGGTCGTATTTTATTCCAGCAGACATGGCGAACTGGTATTGATTGGGACACTGAGCTGCAATCACATGCCGTTCAAAAGTGGCGAGCTTGGTCTCAACAACTTGCTACGATTACATGCGTCAAAATTCCGCGTTGGTACAGATGTGGGTTTCCAGATGATATCATTCGTGACAGACAGCTTCATATATTTGCAGACGCCAGCGAGGAGGCATACGCGTGCGTCGCATATTGGCGCTTTACATTAACGAGCGGTTCCGTAAAGCTGTCTCTCATTGGAGGAAAGGCCCGACTGAGTCCTTTGAAACCTACGTCTATACCACGACTTGAACTCCAAGCTAGCCTGATAGCCTCCCGATTCGCCAATACGATATGCATCGGTCACGAAATAAAACCTGATGAAATCTACTTTTGGTCTGATTCGACCACAGTACTCAGTTGGATCCGTAGTGATGCAAGGACATTCAAACCATTTGTCGCGAACCGTGTGGGCGAAATCACCAAAGTTACCAACTGGAAATTCGTACCAGGTGGTTTGAATGTAGCGGATGACGCGACTAGATTAAAAGATCGTGACATCGATTTATCGCGGTGGTTCTCTGGACCGGATTTCTTATTACTGCCGTTCAGCGAATGGCCCAAAGAACCATCGACACCTGAAACTACATCCGTCTTGGAAGAGTTAAAACCCTCTAAGACGCATGTAGGACTCATCAATCTGGACAAGCCTTCATCGGTTGTGCCAGATCCCTCACGTTTTAGTGAATGGTTACGCCTGGTTCGTACAACTGCACGTAtattcgccttt TGCATCAATAAGTTTCGTTCCCTTTTGGCACATGACAATCCAAATTCTAAAAACAAAACTAACCCTTCTTCTAAGCTTCCGCCACTGTCCGCCGTAGAGATGCAGAAGGCCGAAATTGCCATTCTTCGACAGACGCAGACCGATTTGTTCGGCGAAGAATTTGCCTTGCTTCGAGAATCTAAGCCCTTGCCCAAGTCGAGCAAATTGAATCCTCTCTGCCCGATTATTGATGAAGATGGCCTTCTCAGACTGGACAGTCGTATAAAGCGCATGAAGAACGTTGACTACGCCACTACATCGCCTATTGTTCTTGATGGCCGTCACCCAGCTGTTCGTCTACTCATACGGCACTACCACGTCGAAGCCGCACACGCCTTCAATGAGCTGGTGATTAACGAACTTAAGCAAAGATTTTGGATACTGCGATGCCGTAGCGAAGTGCGCATGGTTGCCCGAAAATGTGCCTACTGTATAAAGCGTAAAGCAACGCCCCACATCCCACCAACCGGCGACATACCAGATGTGCGCCTGGAACACCACAAACGCCCGTTCACAAACACCGGGCTAGATTATTTTGGCCCCGTCGAAGTGTCAATCGGCCGTCGACGAGAGAAACGATGGATAGCCCTCTTTACCTGCATGACGACACGAGCAGTGCACCTGGAAATTGTTGCTAGCCTATCATCAGATTCCGCAATCATGAGCATACGTCGTTTTGCTGCACGTCGAGGACTCCCGAATAAGATACTTTCGGACAATGGGACTTCCTTTGTTGGAGCCAACAGACAACTGTGCGAATTTTACAGCGACGCCGTGCAAGACTTTGCTGCCAGCAAACGCATAGAGTGGTGCTTCATTCCCCCGGCGTCACCATTCATGGGTGGTTGTTGGGAGAGACTTGTAAAGACAGTTAAGACAGCACTCCTTGTGACTCTAAAAGAAAGGGCTCCCAGAGAGGAACTACTCCATACTCTTCTCCTAGAGGCAGAGGCGCTAGTAAACTCGCGGCCATTAACCTACGTCACTGAGAATAGAGAGTATGAAAGCCTGACTCCGTCCCATTTCTTGATTGGTACCTCTTCACCACAGCAGCTACCGGCCGTTTTAGACGATGGTGTATTTTCGTCAAGAAAGGAGTGGCAAAAGGTTCTACGACTGTCCGAACACTTTTGGACCAGGTGGCTTAAAGAATACCTGCCCAGTCTAAAGCCGAGAAGAAACAACGGAAGGCAGTATCACAATTTAAAAGTAGACGACGTTGTCCTCGTAGTTGACCCCGACCTGCCTAGAGGTGTTTGGCCTATAGGTCGTATAGTTGAAGTGTTCCCGGGCAGAGATGGAATTGTCAGAGTGGCTGACGTGGCCACAAAAGGGGGCCTATTAAGGAGGCCCGCCAGAAAGTTAGCTCGACTACACGATGAAGTTGTGTAG